In a genomic window of Glycine max cultivar Williams 82 chromosome 13, Glycine_max_v4.0, whole genome shotgun sequence:
- the LOC100784791 gene encoding RNA-binding KH domain-containing protein RCF3 has protein sequence MGGQRSGYGKRPHSQSDHDNGPNKRRNHGDDREQFVIDSEDTVYRYVCPGRKIGSVIGRGGEIVKQLRVETKAKIRIGETVPGCEERVVTIYGPSDETNAVEGGGNYVSPAQDALFKVHDRVVAEDFHGDQDDDGGQQVTAKLLVPSDQIGCVIGKGGSIVQNIRGETGAQIRILKDDHLPMCALSSDELVQITGDAAVVKKALYQIASRLHDNPSRSQHLLTSAVSGVYPAGGSLIGPGAGAPIVGIAPLVGSYGGYKGDTGDWPPRSMYSAPRDEASSKEFSVRLVCPTGNIGGVIGKGGMIINQIRQDSGATIKVDSSTIEGDECLIAISTKEFFEETFSPTIEAAVRLQPRCSEKVERDSGIISFTTRLLVPTTRIGCLIGKGGSIITDMRRLTKANIRIISKENLPKIANEDDEMVQISGDLDVAKDALVHVLTRLRANLFDREGALSAFLPVLPYLPVSADGSDGLNYDGRDGKRHGRGHSYSSGYGGSSDLAAGDVYGSYGGSQLGSNSAYGAYGSYSLGRSSTAGLSSQSGVSRRRNHAY, from the exons ATGGGTGGCCAAAGGAGTGGTTATGGTAAGCGTCCCCACTCTCAATCTGACCATGATAATGGGCCAAATAAAAGGAGGAATCATGGTGATGATAGAGAGCAGTTTGTGATTGATTCGGAGGATACCGTGTATCGTTATGTGTGCCCGGGTCGAAAGATTGGCAGTGTTATTGGTAGGGGAGGTGAGATTGTTAAGCAACTGAGGGTGGAGACTAAGGCTAAGATTAGGATTGGTGAGACTGTGCCGGGGTGCGAAGAGCGCGTTGTTACTATTTATGGTCCCAGTGATGAGACTAATGCTGTTGAGGGTGGAGGCAATTATGTGTCTCCGGCTCAGGATGCTCTGTTTAAGGTGCATGACAGAGTGGTTGCTGAGGACTTTCACGGTGATCAGGATGACGATGGAGGCCAACAAGTGACTGCTAAGCTTCTAGTGCCATCTGATCAGATAGGTTGTGTTATTGGAAAAGGCGGGTCAATAGTTCAGAACATACGTGGTGAAACGGGGGCCCAGATTCGGATACTGAAGGATGATCATTTACCTATGTGCGCTTTGAGCTCTGATGAACTTGTGCAG ATTACTGGGGATGCTGCAGTTGTGAAAAAGGCTCTTTATCAAATTGCATCTCGACTTCATGACAATCCTTCACGATCTCAGCATCTTCTTACTTCTGCTGTTTCTGGTGTATATCCTGCCGGTGGTTCGCTCATTGGTCCAGGTGCTGGAGCTCCAATTGTGGGGATAGCTCCTCTTGTTGGTTCTTATGGGGGATATAAAGGTGACACTGGTGACTGGCCACCGCGGTCCATGTACTCAGCTCCAAGGGACGAGGCATCTTCAAAGGAATTTTCAGTTCGATTGGTTTGTCCAACAGGAAACATTGGAGGTGTGATAGGAAAAGGTGGTAtgataataaatcaaattaggCAAGATTCTGGGGCAACAATCAAAGTTGATAGTTCAACAATAGAAGGGGATGAATGCTTAATAGCCATTTCGACCAAAGag TTCTTTGAAGAGACTTTCTCTCCAACAATAGAAGCAGCTGTGCGTTTGCAACCTCGATGCAGTGAGAAGGTTGAAAGAGATTCAGGAATCATCTCTTTCACTACCCGTCTGCTGGTACCAACCACACGTATTGGTTGCCTTATTGGTAAAGGGGGGTCTATCATAACTGACATGAGGAGGCTTACAAAAGCTAACATTCGCATCATTTCAAAGGAAAATCTTCCTAAGATTGCAAATGAAGATGATGAAATGGTGCAG ATTTCAGGAGACCTTGATGTCGCCAAGGATGCTCTAGTGCATGTACTTACACGGTTGAGAGCAAATCTTTTTGATAGGGAGGGTGCTCTCTCTGCATTCCTTCCAGTTCTGCCATATCTCCCTGTTTCAGCAGATGGATCAGATGGCCTAAACTATGATGGTAGAGATGGTAAAAGACATGGACGTGGACATTCATATTCAAGTGGGTATGGAGGCTCAAGTGATTTAGCAGCTGGTGACGTCTATGGAAGCTATGGTGGTTCTCAG CTTGGAAGCAACAGTGCTTATGGGGCTTATGGAAGTTATTCTTTGGGACGGTCTAGTACTGCTGG GTTGTCGAGTCAGAGTGGTGTTTCTAGGAGGAGAAACCATGCTTACTAG
- the LOC121173270 gene encoding uncharacterized protein, with amino-acid sequence MSVSSPSQAKEQDDDTKPLWTYVTKIKSVAGGGNYEIKCNICDFTFNGSYTRVRAHLLKMTGKGVRVCQKVTVAKLIDLKKIDNEATLRVERSKTKSVSLPPVSTQHQMDTNTLGIDPKKRKTSSVENAFNLQARETLDHEIARMFYSSGLPFHLARNPHYRKAFAYAANNQISGYQPPGYNKLRTTLLQNERRHVENLLQPIKNAWSQKGVSIVSDGWSDPQRRSLINFMVVTESGPMFLKAIDCSNEIKDKDFIAKHMREVIMEVGHSNVVQIVTDNAAVCKAAGLIIEAEFPSIYWTPCVVHTLNLALKNICAAKNTEKNNVAYEECSWITQIADDAMFVKNFVMSHSMRLSIFNSFNSLKLLSIAPTRFASTIVMLKRFKQLKKGLQEMVISDQWSSYKEDDVAKAKFVKDTLLDDKWWDKVDYILSFTSPIYDVLRRTDTEASSLHLVYEMWDSMIEKVKNAIYQYERKEESEGSTFYEVVHSILIDRWTKSSTPLHCLAHSLNPRYYSHEWLSEDSNRVPPHQDMELTRERLKCFKRFFLDVDVRRKVNIEFANFSDGREGFDDLDSLNDRGQMDPKAWWLVHGINAPILQKIALKLLAQPCSSSCCERNWSTYSFIHSLKRNKMTPHRAEDLVFVHSNLRLLSRNTPQYHQEETKMWDVAGDDFGSLDDCGILEIASLSLDEPELEGVFFNDDG; translated from the exons ATGAGTGTTTCTAGTCCTAGTCAAGCTAAAGAACAAGATGATGATACCAAACCTTTATGGACCTAtgttacaaagataaaaagtgTAGCTGGTGGTGGAAATTATGAGATAAAATGCAATATTTGTGATTTTACCTTTAATGGGTCTTACACTAGAGTGAGGGCACACTTGTTGAAGATGACAGGAAAAGGAGTTAGAGTTTGTCAAAAGGTAACAGTTGCCAAACTTATAGATTTGAAGAAGATAGACAATGAGGCTACATTGAGGGTGGAGAGGTCAAAAACAAAATCTGTGTCATTGCCTCCGGTTTCTACTCAACACCAAATGGATACAAACACTCTTGGTATTGatccaaaaaagagaaagacatCATCTGTAGAAAATGCCTTTAATTTGCAAGCTAGAGAGACACTTGATCATGAAATTGCGAGGATGTTTTACTCTTCGGGATTGCCTTTTCATTTAGCAAGAAATCCTCATTATAGGAAGGCATTTGCCTATGCTGCCAACAATCAGATCAGTGGTTACCAACCTCCaggttataataaattaaggacAACATTACTTCAAAACGAGAGAAGACATGTGGAGAATTTGttacaaccaattaaaaatgcaTGGAGCCAGAAGGGTGTGAGCATTGTTAGTGATGGATGGAGTGACCCGCAAAGAAGATCTCTTATTAATTTCATGGTTGTCACAGAGAGTGGACCTATGTTTTTAAAGGCCATTGATTGTTCAAATGAGATCAAAGACAAGGATTTCATTGCCAAACATATGAGGGAGGTAATTATGGAGGTTGGACACTCAAATGTTGTGCAAATTGTGACGGATAATGCAGCCGTTTGTAAAGCAGCAGGTTTAATAATTGAGGCTGAGTTTCCTTCCATTTATTGGACTCCATGTGTTGTCCATACATTAAATCttgctttgaagaacatatgtgCAGCCAAGaatacagaaaaaaataatgttgcttATGAAGAATGTTCTTGGATCACCCAAATTGCGGATGATGCAATGTTTGTGAAAAACTTTGTCATGAGTCACTCTATGAGACtatcaattttcaattcattcaattCATTGAAATTGTTATCCATTGCTCCAACAAGATTTGCCTCCACTATTGTAATGCTCAAGAGATTCAAGCAATTGAAGAAAGGACTCCAAGAGATGGTCATTAGTGACCAATGGTCTTCTTATAAGGAAGATGATGTTGCAAAGGCTAAATTTGTGAAAGATACTTTGTTAGATGATAAATGGTGGGATAAGGTTGattatattctttctttcactaGCCCTATTTATGATGTTCTTAGAAGAACGGATACAGAAGCTTCATCTCTCCATCTAGTATATGAGATGTGGGATTCAATGATTGAAAAGGTGAAGAATGCCATATATCAATATGAGAGAAAGGAGGAGAGTGAAGGATCAACCTTTTATGAGGTAGTGCACTCCATATTAATTGACCGTTGGACTAAGAGTAGCACTCCTCTCCATTGTTTAGCTCATTCTTTAAATCCTAG atATTATAGTCATGAATGGTTAAGTGAAGATTCTAATCGAGTTCCTCCACATCAAGACATGGAACTCACTCGTGAAAGATTAAAATGCTTCAAGAGGttctttcttgatgtggatgtaagAAGGAAAGTGAATATTGAGTTTGCCAACTTCTCGGATGGAAGAGAAGGTTTTGatgatcttgattctttaaaTGATAGAGGTCAAATGGATCCAAAAGCTTGGTGGCTAGTTCATGGCATTAATGCTCCAATACTTCAAAAGATTGCCCTTAAGCTACTTGCGCAACCTTGTTCATCTTCTTGTTGTGAAAGGAATTGGAGTACATATTCATTTATCCATTctttaaagagaaacaagatgACACCACATAGAGCTGAAGATTTAGTATTTGTTCATAGCAACCTACGACTTCTCTCAAGGAATACTCCACAATATCATCAAGAGGAAACTAAAATGTGGGATGTAGCTGGAGATGATTTTGGGTCACTTGATGATTGTGGTATTCTTGAAATTGCTAGTTTGTCTTTAGATGAACCAGAGTTAGAGGGTGTCTTTTTCAATGATGATGGCTAG